The following proteins are co-located in the Triticum aestivum cultivar Chinese Spring chromosome 1A, IWGSC CS RefSeq v2.1, whole genome shotgun sequence genome:
- the LOC123069586 gene encoding alkylbase DNA glycosidase-like protein mag2 (The sequence of the model RefSeq protein was modified relative to this genomic sequence to represent the inferred CDS: added 36 bases not found in genome assembly): MGEQSLSQPFPHPLSPSPPASAAATPPATALAVSASASRPKKKPRSSGSNPAPKKPRLVPSVRGRPLSADGEVDAAIRHLRAADPALAPVIDAHDPPSFHCPHPPFHSLVRSVLYQQLAFKAAASVYSRFIALVGGEAGVLPDAVLALSAEQLRQIGVSARKASYLHDLARKYASGILSDDNIVAMDDRSLAAMLTMVNGIGAWSVHMFMIFSLARPDVLPSADLGIRKGVQMLYGLEDVPRPSQMEKLCERWRPYRSVAAWYMWRLIESKAAQTAGAMPVVPPAMPAPSEEFMLQQHQQQHHHQHQQQQQQAAIQMLDPVQMLPGLG, encoded by the coding sequence cccctcTCCCCGTCGCCCCCCGCATCCGCCGCCGCTACGCCGCCAGCCACCGCCCTCGCCGTCTCCGCCTCCGCTTCCCGCCCCAAGAAGAAGCCCCGGTCGTCCGGCTCCAACCCGGCGCCCAAGAAGCCCCGCCTGGTGCCGTCCGTCCGGGGCCGGCCCCTGTCGGCGGACGGCGAGGTGGACGCGGCCATCCGCCACCTGCGCGCGGCCGACCCGGCCCTGGCCCCCGTCATCGACGCGCACGACCCCCCGTCGTTCCACTGCCCGCATCCCCCCTTCCACTCCCTCGTTCGATCCGTCCTCTACCAGCAGCTCGCCTTCAAGGCGGCCGCCTCCGTCTACTCCCGGTTCATCGCGCTCGTCGGCGGCGAGGCCGGCGTGCTCCCGGACGCTGTCCTCGCGCTCTCCGCCGAGCAGCTTCGCCAAATCGGGGTCTCCGCGCGCAAGGCCTCCTACCTCCATGACCTCGCCCGCAAGTATGCGTCGGGGATCCTCTCCGACGACAACATCGTTGCCATGGACGACCGCTCCCTCGCCGCCATGCTCACCATGGTCAACGGCATCGGCGCCTGGAGTGTTCACATGTTCATGATCTTCTCCCTAGCGCGCCCGGATGTGCTCCCCTCCGCGGATCTCGGGATCCGCAAGGGCGTGCAGATGCTGTATGGGCTGGAGGATGTGCCCCGGCCGTCGCAGATGGAGAAGCTCTGCGAGCGCTGGCGCCCTTACCGCTCCGTCGCCGCGTGGTACATGTGGCGCCTCATCGAGTCCAAGGCGGCGCAGACGGCAGGGGCCATGCCTGTAGTGCCACCTGCAATGCCTGCGCCCAGTGAGGAGTTCATGCTccagcagcaccagcagcagcaccaccatcagcatcagcagcaacagcaacaagcTGCCATCCAAATGCTCGATCCGGTTCAGATGCTTCCAGGATTGGGGTGA